One segment of Carya illinoinensis cultivar Pawnee chromosome 13, C.illinoinensisPawnee_v1, whole genome shotgun sequence DNA contains the following:
- the LOC122291930 gene encoding ubiquitin-conjugating enzyme E2 20-like, whose product MATINGFTESAQGYQDIGINTTVTAAAAPPKQPHPPAKSVDSQSVLKRLQSELMALMMSGESGISAFPEDDNIFCWKGTITGSKDTVFEGTEYKLSFLFSNDYPFKPPKVKFETGCFHPNVDVFGNICLDILQDKWSSAYDVRTILLSIQSLLGEPNISSPLNTQAAQLWSNQEDYRKMVEKLYKPPTA is encoded by the exons ATGGCGACAATTAACGGGTTCACTGAAAGTGCTCAAGGCTACCAAGACATTGGTATTAATACTACGGTGACCGCTGCAGCGGCGCCACCGAAACAGCCCCATCCTCCCGCAAAGAGTGTTGATTCCCAGTCTGTTCTCAAAAG GTTGCAATCTGAATTGATGGCCTTAATG ATGAGTGGTGAATCTGGGATTTCTGCCTTCCCTGAAGACGACAATATATTCTGCTGGAAAGGAACAATTACCGGAAGCAAAGATACGGTGTTTGAAGGAACAGAATACAAActctcctttttgttttctaatgaCTACCCATTTAAGCCCCCAAAGGTCAAATTCGAGACCGGCTGCTTCCATCCCAACGTTGATGTCTTTGGAAATATTTGTTTGGATATTCTTCAG GATAAATGGTCATCTGCTTATGATGTGAGAACCATCCTCTTATCTATCCAAAGTTTGCTTGGAg AACCAAACATTAGCTCACCTCTCAATACCCAAGCAGCACAGCTCTGGAGTAATCAAGAAG ATTATAGGAAGATGGTGGAGAAGTTGTACAAGCCTCCAACTGCTTAG